The proteins below come from a single Pradoshia eiseniae genomic window:
- a CDS encoding n-acetylglutamate synthase yields MINYNGRTFVSAENTANGEVSSQTVFEYKQTNHIISATYHGGNIVQGMLIGLIMEDGCLQFRYNHINRRNEIRGGECVSTPEILPDGRVRLHEQWKWLDAENTEGSSIIEEVEF; encoded by the coding sequence GTGATTAATTATAACGGACGAACCTTTGTTTCTGCAGAAAACACAGCAAATGGAGAAGTATCCTCACAGACTGTTTTTGAATATAAACAAACCAATCATATCATTTCAGCTACCTATCATGGGGGAAATATCGTGCAGGGGATGTTAATCGGCCTCATCATGGAAGATGGCTGCCTGCAATTCAGGTACAATCACATCAATCGCCGGAATGAGATTAGGGGCGGGGAGTGTGTTTCAACCCCTGAAATCCTGCCTGATGGAAGAGTAAGATTGCATGAGCAATGGAAATGGCTTGATGCGGAGAATACGGAAGGAAGCTCTATTATAGAAGAAGTTGAATTTTGA